Within the Alteromonas sp. M12 genome, the region TCAGTATTGGAAACCAATAAGGTTCTCCGCAATACTTACATGTTGTTAGCAATGACATTAGCGTTTAGTGCAGTTTGTGCAGGCGCAGCAATGGCCATGGGGCTTGGCCAAGGCGCAGCAATGATTATGAGTCTGGCAGCTTTGGTAATGATATTTTTCTTAAATAAAGTTGAAAACAGCTCAAGTGGAATTTTGTTTGTTTTTGCTTTTACTGGTTTATTAGGTGGCTCTTTAGGGCCAATGCTTAACTATTATTTAGCATTCCCTGGTGGCCCTGCACTAATAATGCAAGCTTTAGGTACTACTGCGTTAGTATTTTTTGGTTTATCAGCTTATGTATTAACTACCAAGAAAGATTTTTCCTTTATGGGTGGTTTTTTGATGGTAGGTTTAATCGTTGCTGTAGTAGCGAGTCTTGCTAACCTTTTCTTAGGTATACCAGTACTAAGTTTAGCCATTAGCGCAGCCATTGTGTTCATCATGTCTGGACTAATTTTATTTGATACAAGTAGAATTGTTAATGGTGGTGAAACGAATTACATTCGCGCGACTGTTTCAATGTACTTAAACATCTATAACTTATTCACGTCAATTTTGCACTTACTAGGTGCTTTTGGCGGCGACGATTA harbors:
- a CDS encoding Bax inhibitor-1/YccA family protein, producing the protein MDQDRYAHVDRVGSRPSVLETNKVLRNTYMLLAMTLAFSAVCAGAAMAMGLGQGAAMIMSLAALVMIFFLNKVENSSSGILFVFAFTGLLGGSLGPMLNYYLAFPGGPALIMQALGTTALVFFGLSAYVLTTKKDFSFMGGFLMVGLIVAVVASLANLFLGIPVLSLAISAAIVFIMSGLILFDTSRIVNGGETNYIRATVSMYLNIYNLFTSILHLLGAFGGDD